The Chitinophagaceae bacterium nucleotide sequence AGACAGTGCCGCTAATGGAACGCTCAGCCAACAGGGAAATATTAAAGTTCAGAAGTTAGACAATGGTTTGCTGGCATACTCAGTAAATGGAAAAATGATCACTGAAAAAGATGAAGCATTTTTTAATACAATTTCAACTCCCCGTGGCGGCCAGTACCAGGTTACATTATCTGATGGAACAAAGGTTTGGTTAAACGCAGCTTCTTCCATCAGGTTCCCTGTTGTATTCACAGGAAAGGAACGAAAAGTAGAAATAATAGGGGAAGCCTACTTTGAAGTGGCAAAAAATAAAACAATGCCATTTAAAGTAAAGGCAAGTTCATCAGAAATTGAAGTACTTGGCACTCATTTTAATGTTAATTCCTATGATGATGAAACAACCATCAAAACCACTCTGCTTGAAGGCTCAGTGAAAATATCTGTTCCTGCTCTGGGTAATAATCAAACGGCTAAAATTTTAAAACCCAGTCAGCAGGCAGGTATTAATAAAGCAGGCCGGATTAATATAACAAGCGATGCAGATACAGAAGAAGCAATTGCATGGAAAAACGGCCTCTTTATTTTCAATAGTACTGATGTTAAGTCAATCATGCGGCAAATTTCCAGGTGGTATGATGTGGATGTTGAATACAGGGGAAATGTAAACCTTCATTTTACCGGTCAGGTCACCAGGAATGAAGATGTAGCTAAAGTAATTGAAAAGATAGCCTTAACCGAAGAAGTGCATTTTAAAATTGACGGCAAAAAAATAATTGTTTCACCATAAAAAGTGTAATCATGAAAATGGTCAATCTCAGCTTTTTATTTCCATTTGGAAAGGATGGATAAAAAAGAATACAGGACCAAATAAAAACCGGATTCCGTTTGCAGCGAAACCCGGCGAAGATTTGAGTCTTGTAATAAACAAAATCTGTTTCAGGAACTGCTTATTATTCAACCCAATTAATACAAATTTATGTATTTAACTGCTCTTTTTAAATCCAACTTTAGGGAAGGGGGATTTTTAACCAAAACGATTCGGATTATGAAACTTGCCACAGTTTTAATAATCGCTGCCTGTCTCCAGGTTAGTGCCAGAAGCTACTCCCAGAAAGTGAGCTTAAAAGAAAACAACATTTCACTGCAAAGAGTATTTGAAGAAATCCGGAATCAGACCGGCTATAACTTTTTGTATGCAGATGAAGTTTTATACAAAACAAAAAATGTATCTGTTAATGTAAAAAAAGCAAGCATTGAAGAAGTACTTGATCTTTGTTTTAAAGATCAACTGTTAACCTATAATATTTCAGAAAAAACAATCATTGTTAAGAGAAAGATTGCAGCGCCTGAAGTAATTATACCTCCAATACCAATTGTAACAGCCTTTGATGTAAAAGGAAGAATTACTGATGATAAAGGTGTACCTGTTATGGGTGTAAGTGTCATTAACGAACGTACAAAAAGCGGTACAGTTACAGATGCAAACGGATACTTTACCATCTCGGCAGAAAAAAATGATGTGCTTCGTTTTTCATATGTTGGGAAAGCTTCTCAGTCAGTAAAAGTTATTGAGAATAAACTGGAGTACAATATTGTACTGGTAGATACTTACCGGGAAATACAGGATGTAGTCGTTACTGCACTCGGCATAAAAAGGGAGGAAAAGGCCCTTGGTTATGCTGTTCAAAAAGTTTCCGGGGAAAGCATACAAAGAGTTTCAGGCCTTGATGTTGCTACATCCCTTACCGGTAAAGTAGCCGGTGTATTAGTTAAAAACTCACCTGATTTTGCTGCTGTACCAGATCTTACTATTAGGGGTGCAAAACCTTTGTTAGTTATAGATGGAGTTGCTTATCAAAATAAAACATTGGCCGATATCTCTTCAGAAGATATTGAGTCAATCACTTTTTTGAAAGGACCAACTGCTTCGGCTTTGTATGGTTTTCGTGGTGCAAACGGCGCTATTATGCTTACTACAAAAAATGGCAGTACGAATAAAACAGGAACAACTATTGATTTTACAACCAATACGATGTTTACTGCAGGTTTCCTGGCTATTCCTGAGAAACAGTCAGTGTATGGTCGTGGAGGCAGTGGTATTTATGCCCTCAATTCTGATGCCTCATGGGGTGCAAAAATGGACGGATCCATGCAAAATCAATGGGATCCGATTACGAAGACTTTTACAGTAAGACCCTACCTGCCCGTAGGTAAAGACAATTTCAAAAACTTCCTGGAACAGGGTTATGTAACCAACAATAATTTAAATATTGGTTACCGTAAGGACAATCTTTCACTCAGGAATTCATTTAACTGGGTGGAAAATAAAGGCCGCTATCCGAATGCCAGGCTGCAAAAATATACCTACTCCTTTGGAGCTGATCTTAACCTGGAGAAGTTTAAAATGAGTACGAATTTATCGTATGCTAAAAAAGCCTCTAAGAATATCGGTTCCAACGGTTATACCTCTTATGATCCGATGTACAGTATTTTAATCTGGTCGCCTTCTGATTGGGATCTTCGTCTCTACAAGAATAATTACTGGATTAAGCCGGGCGAAATTCAAAACAATCATTTTGGATTGGTACCTGGCGGTACAATTGATAATTATGCCGGCAATTCTGAAAACAATCCTTATTTCGACCGGTACGAAAAAACAAATGAAATTTCCAGAGACATTTTTAATGCTGATTTAACCATGAGTTATCAGTTAACAAGCTGGTTAAAAGCCACTCTTCGTTCAGGGGTTGATTTTTACAAACAAACCGGCCAGTTAAGATCATCATGGGGTTCTTATCTTTCTTCCGGTAATACAGGTGTTCCTGGTGCTGATTACAGTGGATGGAATGGCGGAAGAAAAGGCCAGTATAATATAGGAGTAAGTAATGGATTTAGTAACAATACCGATTTGTTACTTACAGGCGATCGGAAATTCAATAATTTTAAAATTGAATACCTTGCCGGAGGATCAATTTTTTTCAGCCGGGATGATAATATGAATGCCAGTACACAGGGTGGTATTTCTGTTCCCGGGTTCTTCTCCATTAAGGCATCTATTAATCCGGCACAGGTATCGCAAAGTACTTATGCTCAACAGACAAATTCTGTCTTTGGCCGTGCAGCCGTTTCCTGGAAGAATATGGCGTTTGTTGAGGCGTCCGCCCGTAATGACTGGTTTTCAACTTTGTCAAAAGCAGATCGCTCTTATCTTTATCCTTCTGTATCAGCAAGCTTCGTAGCATCAGAGTTATTACCGCAGACAAAAGGTTGGTTAGATATGTTGAGACTTAGAGGTTCCTGGTCAAATAGTCCAACTCCCCCTGGTATATATGCAATCAATAGTAGTTATTCCATCAGTGCTGCTACCTGGGGTACATTAAATGGAGCAGGCGTTCCTTCAAGCTTATATATGCCAAACTATGTTCCCGAAAAATTCGAAAACTATGAAACAGGCTTGCAAGCACTGTTTCTTAAAAATCGGGTATCGTTTGATGTTACCTATTATTCAAGAAGGTATTATGACCGTTTAAAATATGTAGGGTTAACAGCGGCCTCAGGTTATACCAGTATCTATCAAAACTGGAAAGAGGAAACAACCCGCCGAGGTTGGGAACTAATATTGAATGGTACACCTATTAAAAACAAAGACTGGCAATTGGATTTAGGTCTTAACTGGACAACTTCTGCCAGTTACTATACCAAGCTAGATCCAACCTATTCAGAAAAAAAACCATGGGTGCAAGTTGGAAAACGTACTGATCATTTTATCAGCAGAGATTTTCAGCGTGTACCTGCCGGTAAGGGTGAGCTTTCAGGAAGCCTTATACTCAATAGCAGTGGAAGGCCGATCGTTCATGGATATGATGTATTATTTGGCTATTACGATCCCAAATTTATCTGGGGTACAAATGCCAACTTAAGGTATAAGAACTTCAGTTTGTTTATCTCTTTTGATGGCGTAAATGGCGGACTTGCCAACACAAGAACAGAAAGTTATATGTGGCAGGCAGGGGTTCATCCAAACTCAGTTTCACCTGAAAGAGCATTGGACGTTGCTACACCGGGGTCCAGCAACTATCTGGGCCAGGGTGCAAAAGTGACATCCGGATCAGTAACCTTTGATGCAAATGGTAATATTTTAACTGACACCCGTGTTTTTGCAACGAATGATGTAAAAACTACTTACAAGCAATATATGGTTGATTTGCACAACAGCAGTGCATGGGGTGGTAATGGAAGTAAAGCAGATACTTATTCCAGAACTTTTTTCAAACTGCGTGAAATTTCTTTATCATACAATGTGCCAACTAAACTGTTGCATAAAGTTGCAAAAGCAGCTTCAATCAGTCTAATCGGGCAAAATGTATTGCTGAAAGCAAAGCAGTTTAAATATTCAGATCCTGACGGTGGTAATGATGATTTTGCAGATCCATCAACAAGGTATCTCGGCTTCAAAATTAATTTCACTTTCTAAAAACTGCAGCAATGAAAAAAATAAATTATATACTGCTTGCAACAATTTCTTTTACTATTGCAAGTTCATGTAAAAAGTTTGACAAATTAAATACCAACCCGGATGTACCTACTTCTGTTTCACCCGATTTGCTTGCAACATCGGTATTGAAAAGTACTTACCGGTTCTGGAATCCCAATCCTACGGATTGGGGTACGGCACAGTTATGGAGTAAGCATTGTACAAATCTTCAAAACAACCCGAATCCTTACCAGTATTATTCTTCTTATTATCCCTACGGAGGATTTGGGGGGGCTCAGAATTTAACTATTCTTAAAAGAATGGTTGAATTTGCTAAAGGAAATCCGGCACTTCCTTCCTATGAGGGCTTGGCATTATTTCTGAAAGCTTCGTATGGTTTTTCTGCAACATTAGATATGGGAGATATTCCTTATTCAGAAGCAGGAATGGCGGAAGATGGAATAACACAGCCAAAGTATGATAAACAGGCAGATGTATTTGTAGCTGTATTGAATGACCTGAAAGCAGCTGAAGCAAAATTTGCCGCAGGTGTTAATTTCACAGGTGATATAATGCTTGGTGGAAATGCAGCAAAATGGCGGAAGCTTTGTAATGCTATGCAGTTAAGAGTTTTGCAAACGATCAGTAAAAAAATTACACCTGCACAAAAAACACGCTTTGCAGAAATAGTAGCCGCAGGTAATTTAATGACTGGCAATACTGATAACTATCAATTAGCCTATCTTGATAATACAAATGCAACCTATCCTTTTTACAATGGAGAAGGCATGAGGGTTAACTTAGCAATGTCGAAACTGATGGTTGATGCATTAAAAAATGTGAATGATCGCAGGTTGTTTTATTTTGGAGAACCGGCGGCTTACAAAATTACCGGTGGTTTATTAGAAAGTGATTTTGCTGCTTATGAAGGTGCACCATCAGAATTATCTCCTAACCTGCTTGATCTTAACAGGGCAGCCGGAAAGTATTCTTTGGTAAACAAGCGTTATGCATCATCAGCATCCAGAATTGGCGATCCTTATATTTACTTTACCTATGCTGAGCAATGTTTCATTATAGCAGAAGCTATTGAAGAAGGTTGGGTAACCGGCAGTGCGCAGACCTACTACGAAAATGGTGTAAAAGCTATGCTTGATTATTATAGAACCTTACCAACTGTAATTCAGGCAAATCTTCATGGAATGGCCATTACTCAAAACTACATTGATACTTATTTTACAGGAGAAGCTGCATACAAAACAGCTGGAACGAAAACAGAACGCTTACAGCAGGTATGGATGCAAAGGTATTTTATAGATTTTTTCCAGGGCGGTGGAATGTCGTTCAGAACTTTTCAACGTACAGGATATCCTGTCTTTCCGCTTGATCCGGCTACTTCTTTAAATTCCGGGGCACCAACACAGGTTCCTAAACGCAACATGTACCCCACTGATGAGGTAACCAAAAACCCTGTAAACTACAAAAAGGCAGTTGATGAACAGTTTGGCGGTGCTGATGACGTTAATAAAACCCCATGGTGGTTACAGTAAGAATATAATCACAATTGCATTATTCGAAAACTTCTTAGAAATGCAGTGTTGAATGAAAAGTATAAAAGGAGAAGTAATTACTTCTCCTTTTATTATAAAAAAAAGAATTCGAATGCAGATCTTTCATGAAAATCTATTCTTCGTCTACTGTCGAATAACATGAGCTGAAATAATAATTATGCTGACAGTACATTAATTTCTTTCATATAGCAGTCAGTTTATACGCAAGAAAAATAGTGGATCGTATATTCTTATTTAAGTTAATACCTCCACTTTTTTAAATCTTCAAAAGGCTGACATTTTTTGTCTCTCTAAAAATTGTTATTATGAGAAGTAATCGTAAAAAAATAATACAGATGTTTGGTTTTCTCTGCATTGTATTTACACAAGCAAATGTTTTATCTCAAGCAAAGTACACCAAACTAATTTGGGCTGATGAATTTAACTACCATGGATTACCCGATAGCAGTAAATGGAACTATGATGTTGGAGGACATGGCTGGGGTAACAATGAATTACAGTATTATACATTACTGGATACCTCAAATGTAAAAGTAGAAAACGGGCATTTGAAAATTATTGTCCGGAAACAGAAAAAGGAAAACAGGGAATATACTTCTGCAAGATTGCTTTCAAAAAATAAAGCAGAGTTTAAATATGGCAGAATTGAAGCAAGGGCAAAGATCCCGGCTTCGGTAGGTACATGGCCTGCAATTTGGATGTTGGGGAACAATATTGATAAGACTGGCTGGCCCGCCTGTGGTGAAATTGACATTATGGAGCATAGGGGAATGGAGTTAAATAAAGTTTTTGGAACCTTGCATTATCCCGGTCATTCAGGCGGTAATGCAAATGGAAAAACAATGATTATTCCAACTGCTACTACTGCCTTTCACAACTACGCAGTAGAATGGAGTGCAACGGAATTGAAATTTTATATTGATGATGTATTATATCATACAGTAGTCAACAACGATAGTGTGCCATTCAATCATCCTTTTTTTATCCTGTTAAACGTTGCTATCGGCGGTGATTTTGGCGGGAAAGTAGATCCGCTTTTTTCTATGGATGCAATGGAGATTGACTATATCAGAGTTTTTTAAAACTAAATAATCAAATACGATAATGTTTAAGAAATGCTGTTTATTGCTGGTTGTTTTTTTTAGTATTTATTTTTCCCTTCAGGCAAAAGTAATTTTGCCCCGAATTTTTTCTGATAATATGGTGTTGCAGCGTAATGTTTTAATTCCTGTTTGGGGTTGGGCAGATGCCGGTGAAAAAATTGAAGTACGGTTTAATAAGCAGGTTAAATCTGTAAAGGCTGATAAAAATGGGAAGTGGATGCTAAGGCTTGATATGGAAAATGCCGGAGGTCCTTATGATCTTATTATCAAAGGAAAAAATTTGGTACAGATAAAAAATGTACTGGTTGGCGAAGTATGGCTTTGCAGTGGTCAATCTAATATGGAATGGACAGTAGGCCAGTCGATGAATGCAAAGAATGAGATAGCAATGGCAAACAATGCTTTCATCAGCCATATTAAAATTGCAAAAGAAATCGGCTCTTTACCAAACAAAGACATTAGCTCCAGGCAGTTGGGAAGTTTGTGATTCAACAACAGTGGGAGCTTTTTTCGGGCATTGGATATTTTTTTGCAAAGAACATTTATAACGAACTCAAAATTCCTGTTGGGTTAATAAATTCTTCCTGGGGAGGAACCAATATTGAAACCTGGATAAGCCGTGAAGGATTTGAAAGCAGCGAAGAATTTAAAGAAATGATTGCAGGCATGCCAAGAATTAATCTGGATTCTCTTTCTAAATTAAAAGTGAAGGCAAGTGAATTAAGAATTGAAACATTACAGGGAACAAAGTTGAAAGATATGAATACAGGTTTGTTTAACCAGGTATCTTTTGATGATTCGCAATGGCCGGTATTAATACAGCCGCAATTATGGGAACAGCAAAGTATAGGCGAACTGGATGGTGTGGTTTGGTTAAGAAAAACAATTGTATTGTCAGCTGCTGATCTTAACAAAGCTGCAAGTATAGAATTAGCAAAAATTGATGACAATGATATTACGTATGTAAACGGAGTAAAAGTAGGGAGCACTAATCAATATGATGCAAAAAGAAAATACATCATTCCTGCAGATGTATTAAAGGAAGGAAAAAATGTAATTGCTGTAAGAGTGGTTGACAATGGCGGTGGCGGTGGAATTTATGGCGATGCTGCAGATGTAAAATTAAATTTGGGCAGTACTGTTATTTCTTTAAGCGGCGAATGGAAATTTCAGGTGGAATCTATCATAAAAACAACCAATCAAAATTCACTTCCCTCTCTTTGTTATAATGCAATGATAGATCCTTTAATCCCTTTTGCTTTTCAGGGAGTATTGTGGTACCAGGGAGAATCAAATGCAGGACGCTCATATCAATACAGAAAAGCTTTTCCCTTGCTGATAAACGACTGGAGGCAAAAATGGAATAATCAAACAATGCCATTTTATTTTGTGCAACTGGCAACATTTAATAACCCCGGTAACAGTAATGAAGGCTGTGGTTGGGCAGAGTTAAGAGAAGCTCAAACAATGGCTTTATCCATCCCAAACACAGGCATGTGTGTTACTACCGATATTGGCAATCCTGTTGATGTTCATCCAACTAATAAGCAGGATGTTGGAAAACGATTATCAGCTCTTGCATTAAATAATATTTATAAAAAGGAAATGGTTTGTAATGGCCCTATGTATAAATCAATGGAAGTAAACGGCAATCAAATCATTCTTTCATTTGAAAATATCGGAGCTGGATTATATACACCCGATAAATATGGATATCTCAAAGGTTTTGAAATTGCCGGAAAAGATCAGGTGTTTTATTATGCCAAAGCTTTTATCAAAGGCAACTCGGTAGTATTATTTAATGAAAATGTCGAGAACCCGGTGGCTGTTCATTTTGGATGGATGGGCGATGCCACTGATTGTAATTTGTTTAATAAAGAAGCCCGCCCGGATGGCTCGGTCGGACGGGGATTCCCCGCTGTGCCTTTCAGAACAGATGAATGGAAAACGGTTACAAAAGATGAAAAATATACAATTGAAAAATTAAAATATTAATGATGAGAAATGGTTTTTTTATTGCATTGTTATTCTTATCTGTAAGCCTGAATGCTCAAAAGTTTGAAGGGTTGGCTAAAACACCTCCCATGGGCTGGAACAGCTGGAACAAATTCGCCTGTAATGTGGATGAAAAAATGATCCGGGAAATGGCGGATGCTATGGCATCAAACGGAATGAAGGAAGCCGGTTATGAATATATTGTAATTGATGATTGCTGGCAGGTTTCCCGAGATGAAAATGGAAATATTGTTCCCGACCCAATACGTTTTTCTTCCGGCATGAAAGCCCTTGCTGATTATGTTCACTCCAAAGGGTTAAAATTTGGTTTGTATTCCTGCGCAGGCAGCAAGACCTGTGAAGGCCGACCTGGTGGTCGTGGTCATGAATACCAGGACGCTAAAATGTATGCATCGTGGGGCATTGATTTTTTGAAATATGATTTTTGTAACACCGATGCTCAAAAAGCAGAAGGAGCTTACAAAACAATGCGTGATGCGTTGTATGCAGCCAAACGTCCAATTGTTTTCAGCATTTGCGAATGGGGAAGTACAGAGCCATGGACATGGGCAAAAAATGTAGGCCATTTATGGAGAACTACCGGCGATATCATGAATTGCTACGAATGCAAAGTAAACTGGGGAGGTTATGGCTGGACATTAATTCTTGATAAAAATGCTGAGCTGGGAAGATATGCAGGTCCTGGCGGCTGGAATGATCCTGATATACTTCAGGCAGGAAACGGAGTGCTGACAGATATTGAATCACGTTCGCATTTTACATTGTGGAGTATGATGGCAGCACCGCTGTTCACCGGCAATGATATCAGATCGATGACTCCTGCAATAAAAGAAATTTTGGCGAACAAAGAAATCATCGCCTTGAATCAGGATACTCTCGGCAAACAAGGATACAGATGGTGGACGCTTGATGGCAATATTGAGTTATGGCTCAAACCTCTTTCAAATAATGAAATTGCATTATGTTTTTTTAACCGGGGTAATGCAGTGAAAACAATCGATTTTGACTGGAAGCGATACTTCACCAATCTTAACGGCAAAACTTATGGTGTAACTGAAAAAACAATCATCCGGGATTTATGGCTTAAAAAAAATATAGGCACTACTGCAAATAATTTGAAAGCTATCATTCAGCCACATGATGTGTTAACAGTAAGGTTGAGTAAGTAATTACGAACAGGTTTTTGCATTTCAGGCTTTTTATAATTGTATAAAATTAAAGTAACCATATTAAATGAAAGAACGGATAATTTATAGTGTAGCAATATTCTTTCTTCTTTGCAGTTTTGATGGCAAAGTGAGTACACAAATTAAATCCGGAAAGAAAATGATTACCCTGCCTGCAGAAATGGTGGTAGATAAAATACGGGGTGGAATGTTGGGCATGATGATTGGGAATATGAATGGCTGGCCGTACGAATTTAAATTCTATGGGAAGTATGGGGATGTAAAAACCTATACTCCAGCTCTTCCGCAAGGTGCGCAAACCGATGATGATACCGATTTTGAATGGGTGTATATCTACAATATGCAGAAAACGAGGAATGCTTTTTTGCCTTACAACGACATTAGCACTTATTGGAAAAAAAGTATCAATGATGGAATCTGGTGTGCAAATCGCTATGCCCGTTATTTAATGGATTTGGGAATTCCGGCTCCAATGACAGGAAGTGTAGTGCTGAATCCATGGTCAGAATTTAATGTTTCGGGTCAGTTTATTAGTGAATCTTTTGGATTGGTAGCACCTGCAATGCCTCAAACAGCAGCTAAAATTGGCTTGCATTATACCAGGGTTGCTATCGACTACGAACCAGCGCAAACTACCCAGCTTTTTACCACAATGATTTCAACAGCTTTTATCGAAAGTGATATCAATAAAATTATGGATGCCGGAGTTGCCAGCCTTGACCCTAACAGTATCATAATTACGGTTATTGCTGATGTAAGAAAATGGCACAGCCAAAACCCTGATAACCCTGCAGAAACACTTCGCCTTTTGCACAATAAATATGTATTGAATGACGAATTGGTCAGAAACCAAAATGGATCAGTGCTTAATACTGGAGTTATCATTGCCTCTTTTCTATATGGCAATGGTAATTTTTCTGAAACTATCAGGCACTCTATGAATTTTGGATACGATGCTGATTGCAATGCTGCAACACTTGGAACGTTAATGGGTGCCTTGTATGGCCATCGTCGCATATTGAACGAAGGTTGGAATATTGTTGACCGGTACAAAAATACCAAACGGGATAAAATGCCGATGGACGAAACCATTATCAGTTTTGCTGACAGGGTAGTAGATGTGTTTGAAATGGTAAACCAGCAAAATGGTGGCAGTAAAACGATTGTAAACAAAACCGTTGTTTATAAAATAGTAAGCGAAAAACCAGCTTCAGTATTTCAATTGCTCACATACGATGAAGAAAAGAGGATACTGAAAAAAGATGTTGAAAAAGACATCATATCCAACCTGCTTTCTGGTGAGCAGCAGGAAATGGCTCGTGCAGCTTATCTGGCTATTGCGCTGGATTTAGCTAATGGCCTTCAAAAAAGATATCCAAAACAGTGGAAAGAAGCCTGCTATTATTTGAGTGGCTATTGGAAAGTAATAGGCAATATTTTTCACAGTGATAATTTTAAATCGCTGGTGCAATTGAAAGAAAAATTTATTGCTGCGGGTTTTATTACCATGGATGCTGCGCCTAAAACGGAAGCAATTTACAGGGATATGGAAACCTGGAAGGATCCAAAAATTTTATATAAAAATGGACTATTGCAAATCAAAAAGTGAGAATATGAAATTAATTGAAATAGTACTTTTCGTATTGATAAGTCTGAATTGTTTTTCGCAGGAAATTGCCCTGCCCAGGGAATGTAAATTTCAATTTGGCGATAATCCTGAATGGGCCAATCCTGCTTTTAACGACAACGATTGGGTAACTCAACAACTGGGAAAAAGTTTTACTAAAGATTCATCCTATGCCTGGTACAGAATAAAAATCGTTATTCCTTCGGCTATGAAAACGGCTACTGGGAAAGGGATCAAATTATACCTTGGTAAAATTGATGACGTTGATCAAACGTACTTCAATGGAAAGTTGATTGGTGAAACAGGATCATTCCCACCCGGCTATATTACTCAATGGGAAAAACAGAGAATCTATACAATACCTGAAAAAGAAGTGCAGTGGGATAAAGAAAATGTAATAGCTGTAAGGATTTATAATTTAGTTGGAGGAATGGGTATGTGGGAAGGGCCTTATAGTTTTGAACCCCTTGGCTGGATTGACGAAGTTTTAGTGAAACAGGATTTTATAGAAACCCCCAATAAAGGGTTTACAACAAGAATTGTTTTCACAAATAAAATTGACGAGGCTTTTAACGGAACCGTTAAATACTGGATAACAGATAAAGCCGGTAAGAAAATTTTATTTTCTGAAACAAAGCCTGTTCAATTGCATTCAAAATCCGGATCTGAAGTGGTTGTGGCTTTTTCCGGTTATCAGTCTGCAAGTGAAAATGTCTTTAATGTAGGTTACCAGATTAACGATAATAGCAGTTCGCTGTTTCTTAAAAAAGAGCAATTATACATTGCCACTGGTAATCTTAAAATTCCTTTCTCAGGTGAAGTTAAGCCATTGGTTAAAGATAAAATACCTAACAGTTTTAATGCTGTTGCATTCCAAAAGCAACAGTTTACCGGTTATTTAAATACACGCTTTACACAAAATTTAGAACAACGGTTACTGAAAGTTGATGAGTTTGGTTTAATGGGATCGTATTTAAATCGTCCCGGTATTCATCCA carries:
- a CDS encoding FecR domain-containing protein, with the translated sequence MQIPENILALIEKYQSGRITADEQSLLNDWYHSFNDDETEFAGNETEQQLADRIKSRLLKTIHHEHEGISRHRRWQIPAAAAIVLLLFSIGTYMMISSKSVKKEIAKNNIPKARYTGEIKPGSNKALLVLADGSTIILDSAANGTLSQQGNIKVQKLDNGLLAYSVNGKMITEKDEAFFNTISTPRGGQYQVTLSDGTKVWLNAASSIRFPVVFTGKERKVEIIGEAYFEVAKNKTMPFKVKASSSEIEVLGTHFNVNSYDDETTIKTTLLEGSVKISVPALGNNQTAKILKPSQQAGINKAGRINITSDADTEEAIAWKNGLFIFNSTDVKSIMRQISRWYDVDVEYRGNVNLHFTGQVTRNEDVAKVIEKIALTEEVHFKIDGKKIIVSP
- a CDS encoding SusC/RagA family TonB-linked outer membrane protein, which codes for MKLATVLIIAACLQVSARSYSQKVSLKENNISLQRVFEEIRNQTGYNFLYADEVLYKTKNVSVNVKKASIEEVLDLCFKDQLLTYNISEKTIIVKRKIAAPEVIIPPIPIVTAFDVKGRITDDKGVPVMGVSVINERTKSGTVTDANGYFTISAEKNDVLRFSYVGKASQSVKVIENKLEYNIVLVDTYREIQDVVVTALGIKREEKALGYAVQKVSGESIQRVSGLDVATSLTGKVAGVLVKNSPDFAAVPDLTIRGAKPLLVIDGVAYQNKTLADISSEDIESITFLKGPTASALYGFRGANGAIMLTTKNGSTNKTGTTIDFTTNTMFTAGFLAIPEKQSVYGRGGSGIYALNSDASWGAKMDGSMQNQWDPITKTFTVRPYLPVGKDNFKNFLEQGYVTNNNLNIGYRKDNLSLRNSFNWVENKGRYPNARLQKYTYSFGADLNLEKFKMSTNLSYAKKASKNIGSNGYTSYDPMYSILIWSPSDWDLRLYKNNYWIKPGEIQNNHFGLVPGGTIDNYAGNSENNPYFDRYEKTNEISRDIFNADLTMSYQLTSWLKATLRSGVDFYKQTGQLRSSWGSYLSSGNTGVPGADYSGWNGGRKGQYNIGVSNGFSNNTDLLLTGDRKFNNFKIEYLAGGSIFFSRDDNMNASTQGGISVPGFFSIKASINPAQVSQSTYAQQTNSVFGRAAVSWKNMAFVEASARNDWFSTLSKADRSYLYPSVSASFVASELLPQTKGWLDMLRLRGSWSNSPTPPGIYAINSSYSISAATWGTLNGAGVPSSLYMPNYVPEKFENYETGLQALFLKNRVSFDVTYYSRRYYDRLKYVGLTAASGYTSIYQNWKEETTRRGWELILNGTPIKNKDWQLDLGLNWTTSASYYTKLDPTYSEKKPWVQVGKRTDHFISRDFQRVPAGKGELSGSLILNSSGRPIVHGYDVLFGYYDPKFIWGTNANLRYKNFSLFISFDGVNGGLANTRTESYMWQAGVHPNSVSPERALDVATPGSSNYLGQGAKVTSGSVTFDANGNILTDTRVFATNDVKTTYKQYMVDLHNSSAWGGNGSKADTYSRTFFKLREISLSYNVPTKLLHKVAKAASISLIGQNVLLKAKQFKYSDPDGGNDDFADPSTRYLGFKINFTF
- a CDS encoding SusD/RagB family nutrient-binding outer membrane lipoprotein, producing MKKINYILLATISFTIASSCKKFDKLNTNPDVPTSVSPDLLATSVLKSTYRFWNPNPTDWGTAQLWSKHCTNLQNNPNPYQYYSSYYPYGGFGGAQNLTILKRMVEFAKGNPALPSYEGLALFLKASYGFSATLDMGDIPYSEAGMAEDGITQPKYDKQADVFVAVLNDLKAAEAKFAAGVNFTGDIMLGGNAAKWRKLCNAMQLRVLQTISKKITPAQKTRFAEIVAAGNLMTGNTDNYQLAYLDNTNATYPFYNGEGMRVNLAMSKLMVDALKNVNDRRLFYFGEPAAYKITGGLLESDFAAYEGAPSELSPNLLDLNRAAGKYSLVNKRYASSASRIGDPYIYFTYAEQCFIIAEAIEEGWVTGSAQTYYENGVKAMLDYYRTLPTVIQANLHGMAITQNYIDTYFTGEAAYKTAGTKTERLQQVWMQRYFIDFFQGGGMSFRTFQRTGYPVFPLDPATSLNSGAPTQVPKRNMYPTDEVTKNPVNYKKAVDEQFGGADDVNKTPWWLQ
- a CDS encoding glycoside hydrolase family 16 protein — translated: MRSNRKKIIQMFGFLCIVFTQANVLSQAKYTKLIWADEFNYHGLPDSSKWNYDVGGHGWGNNELQYYTLLDTSNVKVENGHLKIIVRKQKKENREYTSARLLSKNKAEFKYGRIEARAKIPASVGTWPAIWMLGNNIDKTGWPACGEIDIMEHRGMELNKVFGTLHYPGHSGGNANGKTMIIPTATTAFHNYAVEWSATELKFYIDDVLYHTVVNNDSVPFNHPFFILLNVAIGGDFGGKVDPLFSMDAMEIDYIRVF
- a CDS encoding glycoside hydrolase family 27 protein, which translates into the protein MRNGFFIALLFLSVSLNAQKFEGLAKTPPMGWNSWNKFACNVDEKMIREMADAMASNGMKEAGYEYIVIDDCWQVSRDENGNIVPDPIRFSSGMKALADYVHSKGLKFGLYSCAGSKTCEGRPGGRGHEYQDAKMYASWGIDFLKYDFCNTDAQKAEGAYKTMRDALYAAKRPIVFSICEWGSTEPWTWAKNVGHLWRTTGDIMNCYECKVNWGGYGWTLILDKNAELGRYAGPGGWNDPDILQAGNGVLTDIESRSHFTLWSMMAAPLFTGNDIRSMTPAIKEILANKEIIALNQDTLGKQGYRWWTLDGNIELWLKPLSNNEIALCFFNRGNAVKTIDFDWKRYFTNLNGKTYGVTEKTIIRDLWLKKNIGTTANNLKAIIQPHDVLTVRLSK